In Gammaproteobacteria bacterium, the genomic stretch CGAAGGAGAATTCGTCCAGTATTTCGCCGCGCCCGGAAAGCAGCCAGAGTTTGTCGTCGCCCGCGACCCATAGCGTGTTCGGGGTCTCGACGGCGCCTCTGATTGCGGACATCCGGATTTGCCGGACGAGGGAGCCGTCTATGTAAAGGAATTGCCCGGCGTGGGAGAGCCAGCGGCGTCCCAGCGCATAATCGGTCGTGGTGTCCGGCGCGATGCCGTAGAGTTTGACGATGACGGCGGAACCGACATAGGCGTTCCCCAGACCGAGCCGGGAAGCGTGCTGCAACGCCAGGCCCGAGATCGTAAACAGCAGCAGGAAAAGGAAAACGCCCAGCCCTATTTGCCGGTGCCACTTTTCGATCATGACTGTCCGTACCGCTTTCAACGGACGGTATCATGTAGCAGCAAGGCAAGCTCCGCAAGCCGGGTGGCCGCGCGCACGGACAGGGTCGCGCCGGTGATGTTATCTATGCCGCGATCCAGTTTTCCTGTCGGCATCAGTTTGGCGCCGACAAATTGGCGGGTAAATGCGTCGTAGCGAATTTCCCAGCCCCGGCTCTCGCGAAAGATCAGCACTTTGAGTTCCTCGATGCCGGTGGGGGCCACGACGAAGCCGCAGGTAATGGGCCTTTCTTTGCCGATCTCCTCCAGGATCCAGGCACTGCGTCCGTCTTTCGACCAGTAGCGGATCCGGAACTTGGCGTAGCGGTGCCCCAGCACGTTTCGCATTCGCTGCTTCAGGGATTTGTCCGGGTACAGCAGGGAGGCCTCCGGCGGCGCGTTGCCGAACACGCGCTGGATAAAGGCATCGGGCGCCTCATAGACTTGCTCCACCGCCAGCCCCGGCCCCGGCAATGCCGCTAACAGCACCGTCAGCGCCGTCATCGCAGCCGGCCAGGCGGCCAAGGAGGTAGCGGCCGCCTGGCCGGGACGATGAAACTTAGAACTGATAGCCGACTCCCAGATTGAAGCCGTCGTAATCGCGCCCCCGGTCGCCGCTGTTGTCGTGGTCGCGCGACTGGTAGTCCGCCTTCAGCACCGTATCCTCGTTCAGCCAGTAGCTGAAGCCTGCCGTCCATTGCTTGAATCGGTCGCTGGAGCGCCCTCCCGATACATCCGCGAACCGGGCGAATACCCCCAAGGCATCGTTCAATTTGTAGGAGGGCTCAAGGTACCATCCGTCCTGTTTGTCGTATTCCTTTACGGGACCTTCGGCATCAAGGTCCCAGCGGGCGTACAGCGCGCGCAAA encodes the following:
- a CDS encoding FMN-binding protein, with protein sequence MTALTVLLAALPGPGLAVEQVYEAPDAFIQRVFGNAPPEASLLYPDKSLKQRMRNVLGHRYAKFRIRYWSKDGRSAWILEEIGKERPITCGFVVAPTGIEELKVLIFRESRGWEIRYDAFTRQFVGAKLMPTGKLDRGIDNITGATLSVRAATRLAELALLLHDTVR